Proteins from one Mercurialis annua linkage group LG7, ddMerAnnu1.2, whole genome shotgun sequence genomic window:
- the LOC126656698 gene encoding transcription factor bHLH25-like, with protein sequence MRIRITSDMPKTELKPKVDPLGPRHTKQVQTTYRKSHEPKLDFREIKTRSKNSSESINKIQDVTKLVNELAEECCSKSPKLLNNEWQYTVVGLYHFTCIKSKTRCISEVAFIFSSLDAYSTTNYVFMAHTGLDSEFKQNHKQKNTIELRSEDLERVWEEKQAPPWRHKEWRRRNGGMAEAPWQGGVGTVVSGSWGLLTGKTKKKGEISLQHILEFRYHFHSLKKQLKFALMEIISDKWFSELEMEDAAAFNYQYQIDTLDYSIDDLEFQSFPYNNQIFNHPSVENFRASTDLDQKPAKQLKSDSWNSCTTTHEKITSPSSSSHIISFENSNSSPPAAKKPKIETGSDENAKYPSSLFNPGSLEDRYGSTYFNNNSNKQRNNKKGGAVISRNPLYAQDHVMAERKRREKLSQRFIALSAVIPGLKKMDKASVLGDAIKYVKNLQERVKTLEDRSAMKSMESVVFVKKSKVYVDEESSSSTDEINSEEIYDQLPEIEARISDKDVLIKIHCEKQKGCLMKILYALEKFHLDVINSSVIPFGNSTIDVTIIAQMDGEFSMTIKDLLRNLRQALLN encoded by the exons ATGAGAATTAGAATTACTTCTGACATGCCCAAAACCGAATTAAAGCCCAAGGTGGATCCCTTAGGCCCAAGGcatacaaaacaagtccaaacgacTTACCGAAAGTCACACGAGCCAAAACTCGATTTTCGAGAAATCAAAACAAGATCGAAAAATTCATCGGAATCAATCAATAAAATACAGGATGTTACAAAGCTTGTAAATGAATTAGCCGAAGAATGCTGCTCCAAAAGCCCCAAGTTGTTAAACAATGAATGGCAATAC ACAGTGGTGGGTCTTTATCATTTTACATGCATAAAGTCTAAGACCAGATGTATAAGCGAGGtagcttttatttttagttcTCTTGATGCATATTCAACCACTAATTATGTTTTCATG GCTCATACGGGGCTCGATTCTGAGTTCAAACAAaaccataaacaaaaaaatacgaTTGAACTACGTAGCGAAGATCTGGAAAGAGTCTGGGAGGAAAAACAGGCACCACCATGGCGCCACAAGGAATGGCGACGGCGCAATGGTGGCATGGCAGAGGCGCCATGGCAAGGTGGTGTTGGCACCGTCGTCTCTGGGTCGTGGGGACTC CTTACTggaaagacaaaaaaaaaaggtgaaatttctCTTCAACATATTCTTGAATTTCGGTACCATTTTCACAG TCTGAAGAAACAACTGAAGTTTGCTTTAATGGAAATAATATCCGATAAATGGTTTTCTGAATTG GAAATGGAGGATGCAGCTGCTTTTAACTACCAATACCAAATAGACACACTAGATTACTCCATTGATGATCTTGAATTTCAATCTTTTCCTTATAACAACCAAATTTTCAATCATCCAAGTGTTGAGAATTTTCGAGCATCAACCGATCTGGATCAAAAACCAGCAAAACAGCTAAAATCTGATAGCTGGAATTCTTGCACTACCACTCATGAAAAGATCACTTCTCCTTCTTCATCTTCTCATATTATATCTTTCGAAAACTCGAATTCGTCTCCTCCTGCTGCTAAAAAGCCTAAGATTGAAACAGGCTCTGATGAAAATGCGAAATATCCGTCTAGTTTGTTCAATCCAGGTTCTTTGGAGGATCGATATGGATcaacttattttaataataattccAATAAACAAAGAAATAATAAGAAGGGTGGTGCAGTAATAAGTAGGAATCCTCTATATGCTCAAGATCATGTGATGGCGGAAAGGAAGCGCCGAGAAAAGCTTAGCCAGCGTTTCATTGCTCTTTCTGCTGTTATTCCTGGTCTCAAAAAG ATGGACAAAGCTTCTGTTCTTGGAGATGCAATTAAGTACGTGAAGAATTTACAAGAACGCGTAAAGACATTAGAGGATCGATCTGCAATGAAATCAATGGAATCAGTAGTTTTCGTGAAGAAATCAAAAGTTTATGTTGATGAGGAGTCATCATCATCAACTGATGAGATTAATTCTGAGGAAATATATGACCAACTTCCGGAAATTGAAGCAAGGATTTCAGACAAAGATGTTCTGATTAAAATCCATTGTGAAAAACAAAAAGGTTGCTTGATGAAGATATTATATGCACTGGAAAAGTTTCATTTGGATGTGATCAATAGCAGTGTGATACCTTTTGGAAACTCCACCATTGATGTTACTATTATTGCCCAG ATGGATGGTGAATTTTCCATGACAATAAAAGATCTCTTGAGAAACCTGAGACAAGCTCTACTTAATTAA